In Amycolatopsis methanolica 239, a single genomic region encodes these proteins:
- a CDS encoding gamma carbonic anhydrase family protein, which translates to MPLFSFEGVSPTVHPDAWIAPTATLIGDVVIEKDVSIWYGAVLRADFGKIIVREGANIQDNSVVHVNTGVCEIGRNVTVGHMCLVHDCTVGEQALIGNGSTVLDQSVIGERALIAAGSTVTPGTQVPPEVIAMGSPAKKFVPLTDSARGWVDHNAAIYQQLAKRHADGVAPVD; encoded by the coding sequence ATGCCTCTGTTCTCCTTCGAGGGCGTGAGCCCCACCGTGCACCCGGACGCCTGGATCGCGCCCACCGCGACCCTGATCGGCGACGTCGTGATCGAAAAGGACGTCTCCATCTGGTACGGCGCGGTGCTCCGGGCCGACTTCGGCAAGATCATCGTGCGCGAGGGCGCCAACATCCAGGACAACTCCGTGGTCCACGTGAACACCGGCGTGTGCGAGATCGGCCGCAACGTCACCGTCGGCCACATGTGCCTCGTGCACGACTGCACGGTCGGCGAGCAGGCCCTGATCGGCAACGGCTCGACCGTGCTGGACCAGTCGGTGATCGGCGAGCGCGCGCTGATCGCCGCCGGCTCCACGGTCACGCCCGGCACCCAGGTGCCGCCGGAGGTCATCGCGATGGGCAGCCCGGCCAAGAAGTTCGTGCCGCTGACCGACTCCGCGAGAGGCTGGGTCGACCACAACGCGGCCATCTACCAGCAGTTGGCCAAGCGGCACGCCGACGGTGTCGCACCCGTCGACTAA
- the dacB gene encoding D-alanyl-D-alanine carboxypeptidase/D-alanyl-D-alanine endopeptidase, with protein sequence MPSNEQPEWPSEDTDVSSGESSADGGATAQLPVPGKVSLPESPTLFVPAERDAEKTQFIPAAKPDAESTQVIDLRQVPERETEPHRVPRPEPQPAQPAESAQQPQPQRSAEPTTQPRPQSAQQSAEPAQSRPQPAPSHEPSQPVPPAAVPPVQPMRIEPSGEIHPAAATTGEEKPPAEPEPEPKRRRKGVLISSVVALVLVIAVGAALATPYVSNRLGLPWAPNLPKGDSPEPVPVALSLKAPSASSPEPTSSGVSSALAGPAANAALGTLTGAVIDPATGELLWDRNSGQFRTPASTTKLLTTSAALLAMDAGTQLSTKVVQGSSPDTAVIVAGGDITLSSLPAGQESVYAGAAHLDDLVAQVKQASGGTIKKVQIDTSIWSGAQTAPGWAPDDAPIYTAAMTPVMLDGGLTVPTNDHSVRVAQPANAVLQTFAQRLGATASGPAKAPQDAKVLGEVKSAPLSELIAHALEASDNTLADAIGRMTAVATGADASFAGAAQATLSVLSQNGFDVSQVKLSDNSGLSPQNSVPAKLLAQVLAVAAGPDGKDPRTAKLRPMLAGLPVAGGSGTLADRYEAPNSRSGKGWVRAKTGTLSGVHTLAGVVLDEDGRVLVFALMSDGADQDPARAALDVVAASLRGCGCR encoded by the coding sequence GTGCCGAGCAACGAACAGCCAGAGTGGCCGTCCGAAGACACCGACGTCAGCAGCGGGGAGAGTTCCGCGGACGGCGGCGCCACGGCCCAGCTGCCGGTGCCCGGCAAGGTTTCCCTGCCCGAATCGCCGACGTTGTTCGTGCCTGCCGAGCGGGACGCGGAGAAGACCCAGTTCATCCCGGCGGCCAAGCCGGATGCGGAAAGCACGCAGGTCATCGACCTGCGGCAGGTGCCGGAGCGGGAGACCGAGCCGCACCGGGTCCCGCGGCCGGAGCCGCAGCCCGCTCAGCCCGCTGAGTCGGCGCAGCAGCCGCAGCCGCAGCGGTCCGCCGAGCCGACGACGCAGCCGCGGCCGCAGTCGGCGCAGCAGTCGGCCGAGCCGGCGCAGTCCCGGCCGCAGCCCGCGCCGAGCCACGAGCCGTCGCAGCCGGTGCCGCCCGCGGCCGTCCCGCCGGTGCAGCCGATGCGCATCGAGCCCAGCGGCGAAATCCACCCCGCGGCGGCGACCACCGGCGAGGAGAAACCGCCGGCCGAACCCGAGCCGGAGCCGAAGCGCCGCCGCAAGGGCGTGCTGATCAGCAGCGTCGTCGCCCTGGTGCTGGTCATCGCGGTGGGTGCCGCTCTGGCCACGCCGTACGTCTCCAACCGGCTGGGCCTGCCGTGGGCGCCCAACCTGCCCAAGGGCGACAGCCCGGAGCCAGTGCCGGTGGCCCTCTCGCTCAAGGCGCCCAGCGCGTCGTCGCCGGAACCGACGTCGTCCGGGGTGTCCTCGGCGCTGGCCGGCCCGGCCGCGAACGCCGCGCTGGGCACGCTCACCGGCGCCGTGATCGACCCGGCGACCGGCGAACTGCTGTGGGACCGCAACTCCGGCCAGTTCCGCACCCCGGCGTCCACCACCAAGCTGCTGACCACCTCCGCCGCGCTGCTCGCGATGGACGCGGGCACGCAGCTGAGCACCAAGGTCGTGCAGGGCTCGTCGCCGGACACCGCCGTCATCGTCGCGGGCGGGGACATCACGCTGTCCTCGCTGCCCGCAGGCCAGGAGTCGGTGTACGCGGGCGCCGCCCACCTCGACGATCTCGTCGCGCAGGTCAAGCAGGCCAGCGGCGGCACGATCAAGAAGGTGCAGATCGACACCTCGATCTGGTCCGGCGCGCAGACCGCGCCCGGCTGGGCGCCCGACGACGCCCCGATCTACACCGCCGCGATGACGCCGGTGATGCTCGACGGCGGCCTCACCGTCCCGACGAACGACCACTCGGTGCGGGTCGCCCAGCCGGCGAACGCCGTGCTCCAGACGTTCGCGCAGCGCCTCGGCGCGACCGCGTCCGGTCCTGCCAAGGCGCCGCAGGACGCGAAGGTGCTCGGCGAGGTGAAGTCCGCGCCGCTGAGCGAGCTGATCGCGCACGCCCTGGAGGCCTCGGACAACACGCTCGCGGACGCGATCGGCCGGATGACGGCCGTCGCGACCGGCGCCGACGCGTCGTTCGCCGGCGCCGCGCAGGCGACCCTGTCCGTGTTGTCCCAGAACGGGTTCGACGTCTCGCAGGTCAAGCTGAGCGACAACAGCGGGCTCTCGCCGCAGAACAGCGTCCCGGCGAAGCTGCTCGCGCAGGTGCTGGCCGTCGCCGCGGGACCGGACGGGAAGGACCCGCGCACCGCGAAGCTGCGCCCGATGCTGGCCGGACTGCCGGTGGCAGGCGGCAGCGGCACCCTCGCCGACCGCTACGAAGCCCCGAACTCGCGGTCCGGCAAGGGGTGGGTCCGCGCCAAGACGGGCACTCTGTCCGGCGTCCACACGTTGGCAGGGGTAGTGCTGGACGAGGACGGCCGGGTGCTGGTGTTCGCGTTGATGTCCGACGGCGCCGACCAGGACCCCGCCCGGGCGGCATTGGACGTCGTCGCGGCCTCGCTGAGGGGCTGTGGTTGCCGATAG
- a CDS encoding inorganic diphosphatase, with protein sequence MEFDATIEIPKGERNKYEVDHRTGRIRLDRTLFTATQYPADYGFIDDTLGQDGDPLDVLVLVQEPTFPGCLIRCRAIGMFRMTDEKGPDDKVLAVPSDDPRLEHLRDIHHLNEFHKLEIEHFFQVYKDLEPAKSVEGSQWVGRAEAEAEIKRSYQREIDRLAKEAAEGGEHH encoded by the coding sequence GTGGAGTTCGACGCCACGATCGAAATCCCCAAGGGGGAGCGCAACAAGTACGAGGTGGACCACAGGACCGGTCGCATCCGCCTGGACCGGACCCTGTTCACGGCCACCCAGTACCCGGCCGACTACGGCTTCATCGACGACACCCTTGGGCAGGACGGCGACCCGCTCGACGTGCTGGTGCTCGTCCAGGAGCCGACGTTCCCGGGCTGCCTGATCCGCTGCCGCGCGATCGGCATGTTCCGGATGACGGACGAGAAGGGGCCGGACGACAAGGTCCTCGCGGTGCCGTCGGACGACCCGCGGCTGGAGCACCTGCGCGACATCCACCACCTGAACGAGTTCCACAAGCTGGAGATCGAGCACTTCTTCCAGGTGTACAAGGACCTGGAGCCGGCCAAGAGCGTCGAGGGCTCGCAGTGGGTCGGCCGCGCGGAGGCGGAGGCCGAGATCAAGCGCTCCTACCAGCGTGAGATCGACCGGCTCGCGAAGGAGGCCGCCGAGGGCGGCGAGCACCACTGA
- a CDS encoding class I SAM-dependent methyltransferase: MARRSETISPTAHYTGFVWVRSGLSDPAFATAEGRILHGLLRPLMAASGALGGPTLDGFLLARHRLIDRLLTDAVERDGITQVVEIAAGLSARGWRFTRRHPGLTYLEADLPDMAERKRRTLCGALPAGPGHRVAELDVLDETGLDRLVADLDPARGLVIVTEGLVNYFDEPAVRAMWARFARALGRFERGRYLSDLHLATPDFAVRAFARALSAFVRGQVHLHFTGAAEAEAALLAAGFGRAVLHVPPETGLVRVIEATP; encoded by the coding sequence ATGGCCCGCCGCTCCGAGACGATCAGTCCGACCGCCCACTACACCGGCTTCGTGTGGGTGCGCAGCGGGCTCTCCGACCCCGCCTTCGCGACCGCCGAGGGGCGTATCCTGCACGGGCTGCTGCGGCCGCTCATGGCGGCCAGCGGCGCGCTGGGCGGGCCGACGCTCGACGGCTTCCTGCTGGCCCGGCACCGCCTGATCGACCGGCTCCTCACCGACGCCGTCGAGCGCGACGGGATCACCCAGGTCGTGGAGATCGCGGCCGGGCTGTCCGCCCGCGGCTGGCGCTTCACCCGTCGCCACCCCGGCCTCACCTACCTCGAAGCGGACCTGCCGGACATGGCCGAGCGCAAACGCCGCACCCTGTGCGGCGCGCTTCCGGCCGGGCCCGGGCACCGCGTGGCCGAACTGGACGTCCTCGACGAGACCGGTCTGGACCGGCTGGTGGCGGACCTCGACCCGGCCCGCGGGCTGGTGATCGTCACCGAGGGGCTGGTCAACTACTTCGACGAGCCGGCCGTGCGCGCGATGTGGGCGCGCTTCGCCAGGGCGCTGGGCCGGTTCGAGCGTGGTCGGTACCTCTCTGACCTGCACCTGGCCACCCCGGACTTCGCGGTGCGGGCGTTCGCCCGGGCGCTGTCGGCGTTCGTGCGCGGACAGGTGCACCTGCACTTCACGGGTGCGGCCGAGGCGGAGGCGGCGCTACTCGCGGCTGGATTCGGCCGGGCGGTCCTGCACGTCCCGCCGGAGACGGGGCTCGTCCGGGTCATCGAGGCCACGCCCTAG
- a CDS encoding Pr6Pr family membrane protein, translated as MANVFAYFTIQSNLIAGFTSLLLAIRPLRTSTVFRTLRLDGVLAIAVTGIVFHLVLAGRQDLTGWAWVADFLLHTASPLLGVLGWLLFGPRRAVTPRIIGWSVVYPLAWVAVNCLVIAVLFLALAFGAMLLDRRLGRGLDDPDEPRLRRDVQDRPAESSRE; from the coding sequence ATGGCAAACGTGTTCGCCTACTTCACGATCCAGTCCAACCTGATCGCGGGATTCACGAGCCTGCTGCTGGCGATCCGTCCCCTGCGGACGTCCACAGTGTTCCGGACCCTGCGGCTGGACGGGGTGCTCGCGATCGCGGTCACCGGCATCGTGTTCCACCTCGTGCTGGCCGGTCGTCAGGACCTCACCGGGTGGGCATGGGTGGCCGACTTCCTGTTGCACACCGCGTCCCCGCTGCTCGGGGTGCTCGGGTGGCTGCTGTTCGGGCCGCGCCGCGCGGTCACCCCGCGGATCATCGGCTGGTCGGTGGTCTACCCGCTCGCGTGGGTGGCGGTGAACTGCCTGGTGATCGCGGTACTGTTCCTCGCGCTCGCGTTCGGCGCGATGCTGCTCGACCGGCGGCTAGGGCGTGGCCTCGATGACCCGGACGAGCCCCGTCTCCGGCGGGACGTGCAGGACCGCCCGGCCGAATCCAGCCGCGAGTAG
- a CDS encoding TetR/AcrR family transcriptional regulator: MTVTPPGQRERLSPNQLAKQEQIVEAARQVLARDGLAGCTARAIADASPLTKSAIHYYFSDTDVLVDRAMAAHVTTFLDDLRGVAARHDDPRDKLWAVLEAYLDAFTERPNSAFLWFEYWIAVSRADHPEAIEAMLRSVTELLTELLADVGVIDPRARARALMSYLLGAVVQQRVRRRPFATLREEIESLCLP, from the coding sequence GTGACCGTCACCCCGCCGGGGCAGCGCGAGCGGCTCTCGCCGAACCAGCTCGCCAAGCAGGAGCAGATCGTCGAAGCCGCCCGGCAGGTGCTGGCCAGGGACGGGCTCGCCGGGTGCACCGCCCGCGCCATCGCTGACGCGAGCCCGCTCACCAAGAGCGCGATCCACTACTACTTCAGCGACACCGACGTGCTCGTCGACCGTGCGATGGCCGCGCACGTCACGACGTTCCTCGACGACCTCCGCGGGGTGGCCGCCCGTCACGACGACCCGCGGGACAAGCTGTGGGCGGTCCTGGAGGCCTACCTGGACGCCTTCACCGAGCGCCCCAACTCCGCGTTCCTGTGGTTCGAGTACTGGATCGCCGTCAGCAGGGCCGACCACCCGGAGGCGATCGAGGCGATGCTCCGGTCGGTCACCGAACTGCTCACCGAGCTGCTGGCGGACGTCGGCGTCATCGACCCGCGGGCCCGCGCCCGTGCCCTGATGTCCTACCTGCTCGGGGCGGTCGTGCAGCAGCGCGTCCGGCGGCGCCCGTTCGCCACCCTCCGTGAGGAGATCGAGTCGCTCTGTCTGCCCTAA
- the glyA gene encoding serine hydroxymethyltransferase, with translation MTHQPAIPELTAADPQIAGLVEDEARRQAEKIRLIASENYVSQAVLEATGSVLTNKYSEGYAGKRYYEGQQFIDQVEQIAIERAKALFGVDHANVQPYSGSPANLAAYLAFASPGDTVMGMALPDGGHLTHGWSVSATGKWFNPVRYGVRKETGRVDLDQVRELALEHRPKLIFAGGTAIPRTIDFPAFAEIAKEAGAVLVADIAHIAGLVAGGAHPSPVGHAQVITTTTHKTLRGPRGAMIMTDADHAKAIDKAVFPGLQGGPHNHTTAAIAVALGEAAKPEFRDYAHAIVANAKALAEALIERGFDLVSGGTDNHLLLVDLTSKQIGGKPAAQALDRAGIELNYNTVPFDPRKPFDPSGIRLGTAAITTRGLTPEHQPQIAEWIDRSIAAAAANDEDAINKIAGEVRDLLAAYPIPGYRA, from the coding sequence ATGACGCACCAGCCAGCCATCCCCGAGCTCACCGCTGCCGACCCGCAGATCGCCGGACTCGTCGAGGACGAGGCGCGCCGCCAGGCGGAGAAGATCCGCCTCATCGCCTCCGAGAACTACGTCTCCCAGGCGGTGCTGGAGGCCACCGGCTCCGTCCTCACCAACAAGTACTCCGAGGGCTACGCCGGCAAGCGGTACTACGAGGGCCAGCAGTTCATCGACCAGGTCGAGCAGATCGCGATCGAGCGCGCCAAGGCGCTGTTCGGCGTCGACCACGCCAACGTGCAGCCGTACTCGGGCTCGCCCGCGAACCTGGCCGCCTACCTCGCCTTCGCCAGCCCCGGCGACACCGTGATGGGCATGGCGCTGCCCGACGGCGGCCACCTCACCCACGGGTGGTCGGTCTCGGCCACCGGCAAGTGGTTCAACCCGGTCCGCTACGGCGTGCGCAAGGAGACCGGCCGCGTCGACCTCGACCAGGTCCGCGAGCTGGCGCTGGAGCACCGGCCGAAGCTGATCTTCGCCGGCGGCACCGCGATCCCGCGCACCATCGACTTCCCGGCCTTCGCGGAGATCGCGAAGGAGGCAGGCGCCGTGCTGGTGGCCGACATCGCGCACATCGCCGGCCTGGTCGCCGGTGGCGCGCACCCGTCGCCGGTCGGCCACGCGCAGGTCATCACCACCACCACGCACAAGACCCTGCGCGGCCCGCGCGGCGCGATGATCATGACCGACGCCGACCACGCGAAGGCCATCGACAAGGCCGTGTTCCCCGGCCTGCAGGGCGGCCCGCACAACCACACGACGGCCGCCATCGCCGTCGCGCTTGGCGAGGCGGCCAAGCCGGAGTTCCGCGACTACGCCCACGCGATCGTCGCGAACGCCAAGGCGCTGGCCGAGGCCCTGATCGAGCGCGGCTTCGACTTGGTGTCCGGCGGCACCGACAACCACCTGCTGCTGGTCGACCTGACCAGCAAGCAGATCGGCGGCAAGCCGGCCGCGCAGGCGCTGGACCGCGCCGGCATCGAGCTGAACTACAACACGGTGCCGTTCGACCCGCGCAAGCCGTTCGACCCGTCCGGCATCCGGCTGGGCACCGCGGCCATCACCACCCGCGGTCTCACGCCGGAGCACCAGCCGCAGATCGCCGAGTGGATCGACCGCTCGATCGCCGCGGCCGCCGCGAACGACGAGGACGCGATCAACAAGATCGCCGGCGAGGTCCGCGACCTCCTGGCCGCGTACCCGATCCCCGGCTACCGGGCCTGA